Genomic segment of Arachis hypogaea cultivar Tifrunner chromosome 11, arahy.Tifrunner.gnm2.J5K5, whole genome shotgun sequence:
CCACCTATGGTGAAAATCCATCCTAAAGTGGATTTGTTATCACTAAGATTTGTAATCCAACTTGCGTCGGAATAACCTTCTAAAACTGCGGGATAATCACTATAATGTAATCTCAAgtttatggttttcttgagataaccaAGAACTCTTGTTATAGCTTTCCAATGTTGATTGCTAGGTTTTCCTGTAAACCTTGATAATTTGCACACAGTAAATGCTATATCAGGTCTAGTACAATGCATTGCATACATTAAACTTCCTATAGCACTAGCATATTCTAATTGTGCTATAGGTCTTCCCATATTTCCTTCTAATTTAAGATTAGGATCATACGGCGTATTGGATTCTTTAATTGTGAGATGATCAAACTTTTCCAATACCTTTTTAatataatgagattgacttaaagtaaagccaacttcattcttatgtacctttatgcctaatattgtatcaacttcattcaaatccttcatcttgaatttagaagttagatactccttcgttatacaaattccttctaaatttgttccgatgattaacatatcatcaacatataaacaaataattactccataatctttagtaaattttgagtaaatacatttatccgtactattatgtgagaagccatttgataacaccactgaatcaaacttctcatgccattgtttaggcgcttgttttagcccatacaaagacttaattaatttgcaaactttcttttcatttccGGGTAGCACATACCCTTCcggttgctccatataaatttcttcATTAAGATCTCCATTTAAAAAAGCcgttttaacatccatttgatgtatatGAAGCTTATGTATGGATGCTAATGCTATAAGAGCCCTAATGGAAGTCATTCTTGCCACAGGTGCGTAGGTATCAAAATAGTCTAGACCTTCTTGTTGTCTAAATCCCTTAGCCACTAACCTTGCTTTAAAGGTTTGTAATGAACCATCAGTGTTATACTTTCTTCTAAATACCCACTTACATCCTATAGGCTTTGATCCTGGAGGCAAATCAACCAAGACCCAAGTATCGTTAGATAATATTAAGTCCATTTCATCGTTTATTGCTTCTTTCCAAAAAACAGAATCCCTTGAAGCCATAGCCTCTTTGAACGTTTGAGAATCACCCTCTATGTTCATCACAATAGGAATCTTGTTTGTTACAGAATTCCTAGTTCCTTCTACCAAAAAGGTGATAgcctgagaagaaataaaatctggacccaagtccttttcttttcttactctcaAGCTCTTCCTTGGTTCAATCAACTCTTTGTCGTTTAgacgtttattattttgattatttatttcttgtgaaATATTAGTATCATTTTGGAGATACTCTGAATTAGaagttgaatcattgataaatttatttttaataaattctacTTCTCTTGATTCAACAACTACATTAGACACTAAGTCTAATATTCTATATGCTTTAGAATTTTGAGCATATCCTATAAAAGCCCATTTTTTGGCTCTTGGCCCCAATTTAGTTCTCTTTTGATCAGGAACTCGATAAAAGGCTAAACACCCCCACactttaagataatttaaattaggtttccttcctttccaaatttcataaggAGAAACCTTTCTATGTCTTGATGGTATCCTATTATGGATATGACATGATGTCAATAATGCTTCACCTCACAAATTGTAAGGCAATTTTTATATCCACTAAGGTACGGTTTTTCCTTTCCGCCAAACCATTTTGTTGCGGAGTATATAGAGCGGAAGATTCATGCACAATACCATGTAATTCACAAAAGTgatcaaattcattagaaaaataTTCTCCACCTCGATCACTACgaaaaacttttattttcttattatgcatattttctacttccattttatatttcttaaacaTTTCAAAAGCTTCATCTTTATTTCTAAGAAAATACACATAAGTAAATCTAGAACAATCATCAATGAATGTTATAAAGTATCTTTTTCCTCCTCCAGTAATATTGTCATTTAGTTCACAAATATCACTATGAATCAATTCTAATAAATGTGTATTTCTTTCAACCTTAGGAAAAGGTTTCTTAGTAATTTTAGATTGTATGCAAATATCACATTTCTTATTAAAATCCTTGTTACTAAGATCAATATAGTTATTCTTTTGCATATATTCAATTGATTTGTAATTTAAGTGTGCCAATCTACTATGCCATAAATCACAAGAATCAACAACATACAAGGAAACATTCACTTTATTAATACTAAGTTTAAACATGCCTTCAGTACAATATCCTTTTCCTATGAATACATCATTCTTAAGCAAGATCACTTTATCGGATTCCATTACAACTTTGAATCCTTTCTTACACAAGAgactaacagaaactaaattttttctcAAATCTGGAACATGAAGtacatttattaaacttaatttctttccagaTGTAAAATTTAATTCCACACTTCCTTGACCACAAACTTTGGCTGAGTTATCATTACCCATCAAGACTTCTCTATTGTTCACTTCttcatatgttttgaattggttgcgATCATTGCAAACGTGAACAGTAGCCCCAGAATCTAACCACCACTCAAGTGATTTTTCTTGTGTTGCTATGTTGACTTCTGTAACCATGCCAATATGCATGTTTTGTACTTTTTCTACAACCATAGCAATTAGATCCTTCTCTTCCACTAAGTTGGTCTTTGATGCTTCCTTTTTCAGAAGTCTACATTCTTTGATATAGTGTCCTTTCTTGTGACAATGATAACACTCTCTTTGTCTCTTCTTATCTTGCTTTGAATCTTTAGagaactttcttttcttcttattgatgtTATTTTCATCAATATGATTCACTTTAGAACTTTGAGAAAGATACACAGCATCACGTTTTCGAGTTTCCTCCTCTATATGTATATGCCTTAGTAATTTCTCAATTGTGAAGTCCTCACCAAGATGTAAAAGTTTCTTCCTATAACCATTCCAAGatgaaggcaattttgaaataattgctccaacttgtaatgattcagggatcaccacttgtagatcacgaagtctacttacaaggatttgtaattcatgaatttgatccatgacaggcatagtatcattcataataaattcaaaatatttcatcatGATAAACTTATCTGTTCCTTGTCGTTCGGTATTGTACTTTTCTTCCAAAGACTTCCAAATCTCTAATGGTGATTGAATTGACATGTAGAGATCATAGAGTCGGTCGGATAAAGTGTTGAGGATATGACCTCGACATGCGAAAGTATCTTCATCACGTTTCTTCTTCAATTGAAcgatctcttctttctcttccggtGTGACGTTTTCAGCGGCATCGGTAATTGGTGTAGTCTTTGGGTCAATCACATATGCAAGATTGAGAACCGAAAGAAGAAACATCATCTTGTCTTTCCAACGGTTGAAGTTCGTTCCATCAAAGCGATCTAACTTGACAAACTCTTGATTCATGACCTTGAACGTGGTGTTTTGATCTTGTGCCATCTTcaacaaatatctctctaaaattgttgggtatatgaagattataagatgacaaaatcttatatttatgtagtggtttcaaggcacgattagattgctttctttagagagatatttgtccccacacttagttacTATAGGGTTAATGACAATACTCTCCCAcgatacaatgaaacctaagaatttcttaattagcaatagtaagaaattctcaactctcttgaacaaagaaaatctcttaatGGTTGAGTAATTTGTACACTTAGTACGTCATATCTGAAATAGTGAacaaggacttatttatacatattgcacaTAGCAATTATGATTGATTACGTATACAAATGATTGTAtcttttctattgccaatagatacaatgttttgaatatacacaactcttaaagagttgtgtccctttagccaatagacacaatgttttgaacatacacaatcctTAAAAGATTGTGTCCCTTCAACCAAATGATATTAAACAGTTAATAACCAtttcttaatattaataataatattaataatattaataatattaattaatcaaatttataaATACCCTTTACATAGCCATTATCAGATAAATATATGGAAAAGCAAAAGCCCAAAGTGGATTATATGTGTGGCTACTAGATCAGCAGCCACACCCACATGTTTGTCTTCACATAATAATTGATAGCCATCTTTGGATGAGTAGTAGATTTTTTGACATAAACAGAATAAACTTTTACTTTAATGTAGACAGAATAATTGAGGAATTCTTTCTCACCACATTCTTGGAAAGGGATTAACCCGTTCATGTTGGGAAAATATAAGCGACTGCAATTAAATCGTTCATGTTGGGAAAATATGCAATGCAATGAAGGTGGTGGTTGAACAAATATATAAAAGCCATggtatatttaataattaaaaaatataagcatgtcttataaaattattatatataaaaaatattttaatcttaaccatcaatttaattttttactggCCAAAATTTATTACAAATCCTGGACTAATGATacgaatatattttttctaaaaaaaagctCCTGAATAATAAGAATGAATGAtgccatttttttaataaaaagtattacgtaactaataaaatttattatttttactaatatttaaataatattttaaattttaatactaaattttaaattataatttttaaaatttgattctaataatataaaaataaattattagtctaaaatattgactaataatattgataaaatgtattattcttaatatttttctttttttttaattattttatgtgtGAAACTAATAAATCTTGTATACACAAGATATAATTTGAAAGattttgttaggtagacaatCACTTTtgtaaacaatatgaacaatgaGTTTTAGAATTgaccaataaagtaaaaaaacatTCCACCTCCAAATTACCTCATAAaccttaatattaaaataattatctacACACAAATTGAATATCTAGCCAttaaatcaaaagaaataactatctaattaaaaataattaacataatcaTCTCCATAACTAGTGAATTGAATATCCAATATAttcattatttatattgtttagtatttttattgtctagctatattttttttaatttgaatctttgagacTTGTTTAAGATGAGTTCATTTTTTATCCAAAATAACAATACTTAACTGTGACTGAGCTTTCTGCAAAGATCAAAAGAATGGAATCCATCCGAGTCATTTCCACAGGCTTAGTCCAAGCACCAAACCAAAGCAATGAATCAACTGAACAGAAGATCCATTTAACCCCATGGGATCTGACTTTCCTCCCACTTGAAACCATCCAGAAAGGCCTTCTATTTCAGAAACCCACTAAAACAGAACACCACCATACACCATTCCAAATCAACAACCTCAAACATTCATTCTCCACCACCCTCGCCTTCTTTCCACCCCTCACTGGCCGTTTCGTCATTACACACCACAACGAAGACAAAGCTGCCACGTGTCACATCCTCTGCAACAACCAAGGAGCACTCTTCGTCCACGCAGTAGCAGAGAACACAACCGTCAACGACATTCTTCAAGCCAAGTACGTTCCCTCCATTGTTCACTCCTTCTTCCCGCTTTACGGCGTTCACAACCACCAAGGCACGTCCCAGCCACTCTTTGCCGCTCAAGTCACGGAGTTAGTTGACGGCGTCTTCATTGGTTGCACTCTCAATCATACCCTCGGAGACGGCAGGTCGTTTTGGCATTTTGTCAATTCTTGGGCGGAAATCTCGCGCAGCGGCTTCAACAACAAACCATCGAAACTCCCTTCACTCGAACGCGCGTTTCTGGTAAACGACGTTGAGCTTCCAATACGGTTCCCTTTCACAGAAAAAGACTTCGAAATCATACCCAATCCAGAACCGCCGCTACCAGAGAAGTTCTTCCACTTCACAAAGGAGAAATTAGCAAGGCTGAAAGCGAAAGCTAACGCAGAAGCTGGCACAGAGAAAATCAAAATCTCTTCACTGCAATCGCTTTTAACACATCTTTGGATCTCTGTTTACCGTTGCAAGCGCGTGGATCCTCAAGATGAACTCTCCTACTTCATTCAAGTTGGAGTTAGGCCACGGTTGGTTCCACAGTTGCCGGAGAGTTACTTCGGAAATGCGGCGATTTTCGACAGCGTGAGGATGAGAGCAAGGGAGCTTCTAGAAGGTGGAATTGGAAAGTGTGCTCTTGAGATGAACAAGATGATAGCTTCGTACACTGATGAGAAGGTGAAGAGTCACTTTGAATCTTGGTTGAGAAACCCAACTTTGTTTACTTTGGGGAAAGTGGCTAATAGTAATTCTTTGTCGACTAGTAGCTCCCAGCGCTTCGATGTTTACGGTAATGATTTTGGGTGGGGAAAGCCTGTGGCGGTTCGGAGTGGCGTCGCAAACAAGCGTGCCGGAAAGATTTCCGTGTTTGCTGGGAATGAAGAAGGTAGTATTGACCTTGAAGTGTGTCTTCCATATGACATCTTGGAGGCTTTGTGGAATGACACTCAGTTCACTATGGATTCCGTTTCATTTCAAGGGGAAGGGTCACATGCAGAGTTATTGGTTGAGAATTGTTAGTAGTGAGAAtagttagataatttaatatatttttatttaaattgctctcaagtattaattttattagaagaaaaacaaatgtaTTAGAGTTTCTACATAATTTCAATCTAATGAGTGGTGGGACTTTCGTATTTAATTGTTCAGTTAGTTTGACTATCTCTGGATTCTGTCCTAAGATTCTTGCATCTTTGTTGTGGTTTTGCATTGTGAATTCAATGAAATTCTTGTAAGTACTTTAATTTTAGAGTATTTTCGTACTCAAGGAATGAAAAATACATTCAAGCCCCTAACTCCTGAAAAACGTGAACATTTATATCCTTCCGTTGAATTCAGCCGTTTGCATTGAACGGAAAAGGATGAGCTAGTAGAAGTGGCGCTGAGGTGGCCGTAATAGAGGCCAGGTGGCATGGAGCATTTCGTAACAGGACATATAAGTCCCTGGAGacaaaaacgacgccgtttttgtAACCTCCCCCGATCCTGTTTCGAATTTCTCtgccttttctttttccttcgtcctttttctcttccattcttcttctttgGTCCCTGCCTCCATCACCGCACAGCGGCGCCTCTGTCAGCCACCATCAACGCCGGCGACCTCCTCTTTCCTCTCTTTTCGCGTCTTCTTCCCTTTCTCATTCCCTTCTGGCACTGCAACAACTGGCAAGCAAACCCCATATTCGGATCGGCAATACCCCTTGCAGCCTTCACCAACTGAAAAGCATCATCAAAGCTCTGTCCTTCCCTCCACATGAGGTATGCAATCACCAACAAAGTAGACCTAGACACACCTTGACAACAGTGCACAAACACCCTACCACCTTGTTCCCTAACATCCTCAAAGTAATCAAACACATCATACAAGATACTAGTAATATCCTCTGAAGGACTATCCTGAAGCCACAATGTTCTATACACAAAATCAGCCTTAAAATACTCGGGGCACACAAAACTAACACAGTTCAAGATATGAGTGATCCCATTCTGTTTCAATATATCCCTATTCTTAGCAACAGCATCACCACCAAGGTAAACATGTTCAGCAACCTTTGAACACTCCTTATCAAAAAATGCAATTCTATCCCTCTTCAAGAGTCCACTAACACCATTATTGTTATAACTATTATTATTACCACTACTATTACTGCCATTATTGCAATTCCGATCATTGTTCATCTGAATTGAGGAGAGATCAAGTTTCAACCTTTCACCAGGGTTACCTCTCATGCCGCCACCGGAGGTCAACGGCGGCTGTGGGGGCAACCACTCCCCAATGTCATCTGAGCTCGCCTGCGGCCACTCATCGAGGCTCCGCTGGGCTATCGAAAGCAGTTGGAGGGGCGGCAGGCTCGACCGGAACTTGGAACTCTGCTGCGATCGCGGCATAAGTGGCGGCAGACAGAACTTGCAATTTTGGCCGGTGACAGTGTCTCCGCCGCAGGAATTTGGATCCGCCTCACCGGATGGGTCATTGCTGGAAGCGGTGCCGGTGCGAAAGGAAGGGGGAGGTTGCCGACGTTGATGGTGGCTGACGGAGGCGCGGCTGTGCGGCGGTGATGGAGGCAGGGGCcgaggaagaagaatggaagggaaaaaggacgaaggaagaagaaaagggcaGAGCTGGAGAGAGAGGGGGATGAGGCAAGGAGAGGAGGGGCAGCgtaggtggtggtggaagagggaGTCAGGGGCACAGGAGGTGGTTGGGGTTGGAGGTGGCTGATCTGTGGAAGGATTAGGGCTCATAAATGTGAAAGATTGGGGGTTTGGGTGAAACGTCGTTTTGGGTTGGTAGGACTAATATGTCCTGTTTTGAAAAGATACACGTTTTAGTGTGAGAGAACTAATATGTCCTATTTTCAAAAGCTACATGCCACGTGTGCTCCCGTAACGGCCAGGTCAGCGCCACGGGAGCCACGTCAGCATTTTCCGTTGAGTCTAACGGAGTCACTTTAACGAAGGGGTCAATTTGTCCGCGTTTTGGAAGAGTCAGGGACATGAATGTATTTTACAATCTctgaggacgaaaatgtccgtAAAAAAAATGTCAGTGACTTATTTGTCCTTTACTCTTAATTTTATGGGAGCCACTCAGATAAAAacgcctaaaacgtctttttttaaagatgttttttagtaattaaaacttagcatatataatcgattaaatcatattatttttgttaaaattaggctagacaaattgatttaaccgaaaaaatggtgaatcaaatcttgaactggtgtaaattaatattattttttt
This window contains:
- the LOC112720498 gene encoding uncharacterized acetyltransferase At3g50280, encoding MESIRVISTGLVQAPNQSNESTEQKIHLTPWDLTFLPLETIQKGLLFQKPTKTEHHHTPFQINNLKHSFSTTLAFFPPLTGRFVITHHNEDKAATCHILCNNQGALFVHAVAENTTVNDILQAKYVPSIVHSFFPLYGVHNHQGTSQPLFAAQVTELVDGVFIGCTLNHTLGDGRSFWHFVNSWAEISRSGFNNKPSKLPSLERAFLVNDVELPIRFPFTEKDFEIIPNPEPPLPEKFFHFTKEKLARLKAKANAEAGTEKIKISSLQSLLTHLWISVYRCKRVDPQDELSYFIQVGVRPRLVPQLPESYFGNAAIFDSVRMRARELLEGGIGKCALEMNKMIASYTDEKVKSHFESWLRNPTLFTLGKVANSNSLSTSSSQRFDVYGNDFGWGKPVAVRSGVANKRAGKISVFAGNEEGSIDLEVCLPYDILEALWNDTQFTMDSVSFQGEGSHAELLVENC